A stretch of bacterium DNA encodes these proteins:
- a CDS encoding HAMP domain-containing sensor histidine kinase produces the protein MIDLIAQRLQAKIVAGVALVLVVFLGASYSITTYLTLTSLNEAFEDATRRKAVLLMDAIYNNIAYTTEGGHMRQLLQMAELTNSYTELQQLVIFSQDGTIRQSLNPKDIGKKISEVHYDVYLNNEVKGKAYDAGSERQFCMVRPLFNQERCHGCHDKGKRVLGVLDVCLNMAEAKARMAKNRDIMRAGGATGAIATVLATSLALSLLLGYLVSRPVQRMVRTIREVEGGNMEARVELATRDELGVMGRSFNSMIETIRKLNEMKDDFISIVSHELRTPLTSIKYFAEVMMERVGSVDPARQQKYLRVINEETDRLTRLINDLLDLQKISAGKFKWKVEEVSIEQALRTTAQTFAGAGAARNVRLVSEVDAGLPIVLGDHDKLVQVVANLLSNAIKFTRPGSKVVLSAERGSEVGRLTDRRFRTYVQIAVSDEGIGIAPENIEKIFEKFQQVEDHFTRSQGGTGLGLSICKEIVLHHGGRIWAESEVGAGSTFYFTIPYEEKPEGERAAPAALEKETASAASG, from the coding sequence ATGATTGACCTGATCGCGCAACGACTGCAGGCGAAGATCGTCGCCGGTGTCGCGCTCGTCCTCGTCGTCTTCCTCGGGGCCTCGTACAGCATCACGACCTACCTCACCCTGACCTCGCTCAACGAGGCGTTCGAGGACGCCACCCGCCGCAAGGCGGTGCTGCTCATGGACGCGATCTACAACAACATCGCCTACACCACCGAGGGCGGCCACATGCGCCAGCTGCTCCAGATGGCCGAGCTGACCAACTCCTACACCGAGCTGCAGCAGCTGGTGATCTTCTCGCAGGACGGCACGATCCGCCAGTCGCTCAACCCGAAGGACATCGGCAAGAAGATCTCGGAGGTCCACTACGACGTCTACCTCAACAACGAGGTCAAGGGGAAGGCCTACGACGCGGGGAGCGAGCGGCAGTTCTGCATGGTCCGTCCCCTGTTCAACCAGGAGCGCTGCCACGGCTGCCACGACAAGGGCAAGCGGGTCCTCGGCGTCCTGGACGTCTGCCTCAACATGGCCGAGGCCAAGGCGCGCATGGCGAAGAACCGCGACATCATGCGCGCGGGCGGGGCGACGGGGGCCATCGCCACCGTGCTCGCGACGTCGCTCGCGCTCTCGCTGTTGCTGGGCTACCTGGTGAGCCGGCCGGTCCAGCGGATGGTCCGCACGATCCGCGAGGTCGAGGGCGGCAACATGGAGGCGCGCGTCGAGCTCGCCACCCGCGACGAGCTCGGCGTCATGGGCCGCAGCTTCAACTCGATGATCGAGACAATCCGCAAGCTCAACGAGATGAAGGACGACTTCATCTCGATCGTCTCGCACGAGCTGCGCACGCCGCTGACCTCGATCAAGTACTTCGCCGAGGTCATGATGGAGCGCGTCGGCTCCGTCGATCCGGCGCGCCAGCAGAAGTACCTGCGGGTGATCAACGAGGAGACCGACCGGCTCACCCGCCTCATCAACGACCTGCTCGACCTGCAGAAGATCAGCGCCGGGAAGTTCAAGTGGAAGGTCGAGGAGGTCAGCATCGAGCAGGCGCTGCGCACGACGGCGCAGACCTTCGCCGGCGCCGGGGCGGCGCGCAACGTGCGTCTGGTCTCCGAGGTCGACGCCGGGCTGCCGATCGTGCTGGGCGACCACGACAAGCTGGTGCAGGTGGTCGCCAACCTGCTCTCCAACGCCATCAAGTTCACCCGCCCGGGAAGCAAGGTCGTGCTTTCGGCCGAGCGCGGCAGCGAGGTCGGGCGGCTCACGGACCGGCGCTTCCGCACCTACGTGCAGATCGCGGTCTCGGACGAGGGCATCGGCATCGCCCCCGAGAACATCGAGAAGATCTTCGAGAAGTTCCAGCAGGTCGAGGACCACTTCACGCGCAGCCAGGGCGGCACGGGGCTCGGGCTCTCGATCTGCAAGGAGATCGTGCTGCACCACGGCGGCAGGATCTGGGCCGAGAGCGAGGTCGGGGCGGGGAGCACCTTCTACTTCACGATCCCCTACGAGGAGAAGCCGGAAGGCGAGCGCGCCGCGCCCGCCGCGTTGGAGAAGGAGACGGCCAGCGCGGCATCGGGCTGA
- a CDS encoding DHH family phosphoesterase, whose amino-acid sequence MSEDHAPAPHAASPEDPLAGLLRAVAGSHAVVVCAHRNPDPDSISSALALRFLLEHLAGVRAAVAYEGMIGRAENRAMVSLLRLPLRPLESLPALDWGHVALVDTQPRSGNNSVPRAARPLVVIDHHPALKSTAAAWVDIRPGYGATATILAEYLQLSGLAVPPWLATALAYGISSETRDLGHGADERDLEAYLWLYPKVRKRILARIEHPRLPRSYFAVLDRALHRAVSYRNVIGTRLGRVESPDAVAQIADFLLAHERMGWSVVTGRHGGLLHISLRAARGRGAGRLLREVLRERGTAGGHGRMAGGQVDVAGLTDFEVEALEEELLARLLALLGFHGRAEFRPLLARPGEPPALAMGQSADVASPGPESGGSIPGGGTMSGARHDD is encoded by the coding sequence GTGAGCGAGGACCACGCCCCCGCCCCGCACGCCGCATCCCCGGAGGACCCGCTCGCCGGGCTGCTGCGGGCGGTGGCCGGGTCGCACGCCGTCGTCGTCTGCGCCCACCGCAACCCCGACCCCGACTCGATCTCCAGCGCGCTGGCGCTGCGCTTCCTGCTCGAGCACCTGGCGGGGGTGCGGGCCGCCGTGGCCTACGAGGGGATGATCGGCCGCGCCGAGAACCGCGCCATGGTCAGCCTCCTGCGCCTGCCCCTGCGCCCGCTCGAGAGCCTGCCGGCGCTCGACTGGGGCCACGTCGCGCTCGTCGACACCCAGCCGCGGTCCGGCAACAACTCCGTCCCGCGCGCCGCGCGCCCGCTCGTGGTCATCGACCACCACCCGGCGCTCAAGTCGACGGCGGCGGCGTGGGTGGACATCCGGCCCGGTTACGGCGCGACGGCCACCATCCTCGCCGAGTACCTGCAGCTTTCCGGGCTGGCGGTCCCGCCCTGGCTGGCCACGGCCCTGGCCTACGGCATCTCCTCGGAGACGCGGGACCTCGGCCACGGGGCGGACGAGCGCGACCTGGAGGCGTACCTGTGGCTCTACCCGAAGGTGCGCAAGCGGATCCTCGCCCGCATCGAGCACCCCCGCCTGCCGCGCTCGTACTTCGCCGTCCTCGACCGCGCCCTGCACCGGGCGGTCTCCTACCGCAACGTGATCGGCACGCGGCTCGGGCGGGTCGAGAGCCCCGACGCCGTCGCGCAGATCGCCGACTTCCTCCTCGCCCACGAGCGCATGGGCTGGTCGGTCGTGACCGGCCGCCACGGCGGCCTGCTCCACATCTCGCTGCGGGCCGCGCGGGGCCGCGGGGCCGGGCGGCTGCTGCGCGAGGTGCTCCGGGAGCGGGGGACGGCCGGCGGGCACGGGCGCATGGCCGGCGGGCAGGTCGACGTCGCGGGGCTCACGGACTTCGAGGTCGAGGCGCTGGAGGAGGAGCTGCTCGCGCGGCTGCTCGCGCTGCTCGGCTTCCATGGCCGGGCGGAATTCCGGCCGCTGCTGGCGCGGCCCGGCGAGCCCCCGGCCCTTGCCATGGGGCAGAGCGCTGATGTAGCATCGCCGGGGCCGGAGTCCGGCGGCAGCATCCCGGGGGGGGGGACCATGAGCGGCGCGCGGCACGATGATTGA
- a CDS encoding DUF3467 domain-containing protein, with protein MSSQQQREVKVKISDEILRGCYANTLVVAHTAEEFVLDFILTLPPQAVCNARVLIHPGHLKRVIQALQQNLARYEATHGTVTAAPDPGPGSIGFTN; from the coding sequence GTGTCCAGCCAGCAGCAACGAGAAGTCAAGGTCAAGATCAGCGACGAGATCCTCCGGGGCTGCTACGCCAACACCCTGGTGGTCGCGCACACCGCCGAGGAGTTCGTGCTGGACTTCATCCTGACGCTGCCGCCGCAGGCCGTCTGCAACGCCCGGGTCCTGATCCACCCGGGACACCTCAAGCGCGTGATCCAGGCGCTGCAGCAGAACCTGGCGCGGTACGAGGCGACGCACGGCACCGTCACGGCGGCGCCCGATCCGGGCCCCGGCTCCATAGGCTTCACCAACTAG